A DNA window from Comamonas fluminis contains the following coding sequences:
- a CDS encoding carbohydrate kinase family protein: protein MAALICGSLAFDNIMTFEGRFSDQILPDQLHILNVSFLVPTLRRDFGGCAGNIAYSLKLLGGDAQPMAMVGSDGADYVQRFKDLGIETRHVGQLQSTHTAQCMIMTDRDNNQITAFHPGAMMQAHENQITADMAGEIKVGIVAPDGRQAMIEHAAQFKAAGIPFVFDPGQGLPMFNGEELKAFIEQADWVAVNDYEGKMLSERTGLSFAQISQQVKGLIVTLGAEGCEVWQQGEKTLVAPVKPAAVVDPTGCGDAWRGAFLFGLERGWDLVRCAELGNRMGALKIAHRGPQNYALNFQP from the coding sequence ATGGCTGCTTTGATCTGCGGATCGCTGGCGTTCGACAACATCATGACCTTTGAAGGTCGTTTTTCGGACCAGATTCTTCCTGACCAGCTGCACATCCTCAATGTGTCATTTCTGGTGCCCACGCTGCGCCGCGATTTTGGCGGCTGCGCTGGCAATATTGCCTACAGCCTGAAGCTGCTGGGTGGTGATGCACAGCCCATGGCCATGGTGGGCAGCGATGGTGCTGACTATGTGCAGCGCTTCAAGGATCTGGGTATTGAGACTCGCCATGTGGGTCAGCTGCAGAGCACGCACACGGCCCAGTGCATGATCATGACGGACCGTGATAACAACCAGATCACGGCCTTCCACCCTGGCGCCATGATGCAGGCGCATGAGAACCAGATCACGGCCGATATGGCTGGCGAAATCAAGGTGGGCATTGTGGCGCCCGATGGTCGTCAGGCCATGATTGAGCATGCGGCGCAATTCAAGGCTGCTGGCATTCCCTTTGTTTTTGACCCGGGTCAAGGCCTGCCCATGTTCAACGGCGAGGAACTCAAGGCATTCATTGAGCAAGCCGACTGGGTTGCGGTGAACGACTATGAAGGCAAGATGCTCAGCGAGCGCACAGGCCTGAGCTTTGCGCAGATCTCGCAGCAGGTGAAGGGCTTGATCGTGACGCTGGGGGCTGAGGGCTGCGAAGTCTGGCAACAAGGCGAGAAGACGCTGGTTGCACCCGTAAAGCCTGCTGCCGTGGTGGACCCCACAGGCTGTGGCGACGCATGGCGCGGCGCGTTCCTGTTTGGTCTGGAGCGTGGCTGGGATCTGGTGCGCTGCGCCGAGCTGGGCAATCGCATGGGCGCGCTCAAAATCGCTCATCGTGGCCCGCAAAACTATGCGCTGAACTTTCAGCCCTGA
- a CDS encoding zinc-ribbon and DUF3426 domain-containing protein — MSQVTRCPSCGTRFKVVADQLRISQGWVRCGMCQSVFDASEDLQTVSDDLLQSAMEQAQTDEPVKPAELAEPERADAPDSEAADADLKSAGSQFDDESVTPAVHESDAVSPPVTEVEAAPEPELAPESVPEPVESVAEDASAETPAHAESPEPSFVDQAKPLVAEAEVQSASSAAAVDEVSEELPQAESSAEDAVDKVAAEPAAAEPGTTDSEPPEIGDVEIVSDQHLLSTDVDAVRSEVNAAQPVDEERAELHEPLPVADEPGFVRQARRQAFWQSTGVRVALVLGSVVAAGGLLAQHAWQQRDTLAAEYPALAPALTKACKAVGCELQPRREIADVVISGSGFKQLADAHEYQWSLTLENRSDAPVATPVAELTLTDAQDKPLLRRVVDLKPLGAPEQLQPRQEWSVNVPVQVQELSAPVAGYRALVFYP; from the coding sequence ATGAGCCAAGTCACCCGTTGTCCTTCCTGTGGAACCCGCTTCAAAGTGGTTGCCGACCAGCTGCGTATTTCGCAGGGCTGGGTGCGCTGCGGGATGTGCCAGAGCGTGTTCGACGCTTCTGAAGATTTGCAGACCGTATCCGACGATTTGCTGCAGTCTGCGATGGAGCAGGCCCAGACCGATGAACCGGTCAAACCTGCCGAGCTGGCTGAGCCTGAACGCGCGGATGCTCCTGATTCAGAAGCTGCAGACGCTGATTTAAAAAGCGCTGGAAGCCAATTTGATGATGAATCGGTGACGCCGGCTGTGCATGAATCCGACGCTGTTTCACCTCCTGTGACGGAGGTTGAAGCGGCACCTGAGCCAGAGCTTGCACCTGAGTCTGTACCTGAACCTGTGGAGTCAGTCGCTGAAGATGCGAGCGCTGAGACGCCTGCTCACGCAGAATCGCCTGAGCCATCGTTCGTTGATCAGGCCAAGCCGCTGGTGGCTGAGGCCGAGGTTCAGTCTGCATCGTCTGCAGCGGCGGTGGATGAGGTGAGCGAAGAGCTGCCGCAGGCTGAAAGCAGTGCAGAGGACGCGGTGGATAAAGTCGCCGCGGAACCTGCAGCGGCAGAGCCGGGCACTACAGATTCTGAGCCGCCGGAAATCGGCGATGTGGAAATCGTCTCTGACCAGCATTTGCTTTCCACCGATGTGGATGCCGTTCGCAGTGAGGTCAATGCGGCCCAGCCTGTTGATGAAGAACGTGCTGAGTTGCATGAGCCACTGCCAGTTGCCGATGAGCCGGGCTTTGTGCGTCAGGCGCGCCGGCAGGCTTTCTGGCAATCCACAGGCGTGCGCGTGGCACTGGTGCTGGGTTCAGTGGTTGCTGCGGGCGGGCTGCTGGCTCAGCATGCATGGCAGCAGCGCGATACGCTGGCAGCCGAATACCCGGCCCTGGCTCCCGCGCTGACCAAGGCTTGCAAGGCCGTTGGCTGTGAATTGCAGCCCCGCCGTGAGATTGCCGATGTGGTGATCAGCGGCTCGGGTTTCAAGCAACTGGCCGATGCCCATGAATATCAGTGGAGCCTGACACTGGAAAACCGCTCCGATGCGCCGGTGGCCACCCCCGTGGCCGAGCTGACGCTGACGGATGCACAGGACAAGCCGCTGCTGCGGCGCGTTGTGGACCTCAAGCCTCTGGGTGCGCCCGAGCAGTTGCAGCCCCGTCAGGAGTGGAGTGTGAATGTGCCAGTGCAGGTGCAGGAGTTGTCTGCGCCTGTTGCGGGTTACCGCGCGCTGGTCTTCTACCCTTAA
- the prmA gene encoding 50S ribosomal protein L11 methyltransferase gives MFELSLMCPEDRVETMSDALDALDALSVSVEDADAQTDAEQALFGEPGMPAPKEGWNRSRVIALFPSEAAATEARDLLQPQEFFEGCKILAVKPVPEQDWVRLTQSQFEPVDITPEFWIVPTWHELPEQAKVSIRLDPGLAFGTGTHPTTRMCLRWIARQSKGALGRTLDYGCGSGILAIGAAKFGAPQIDAVDIDPAAVESTNYNTSANHVEVNAGLPEAATGAYQTVLANILATPLKVLAPLLCGHVQAGGNLVLAGILERQADELKEAYAPYVKLEVADSEDGWILMTAQRAA, from the coding sequence ATGTTTGAGCTGAGCCTGATGTGCCCCGAAGATCGGGTCGAAACCATGAGCGATGCGCTGGATGCACTGGATGCACTGAGCGTGTCCGTCGAAGATGCCGATGCCCAGACCGATGCCGAGCAGGCGCTGTTTGGCGAGCCAGGTATGCCCGCTCCCAAGGAAGGCTGGAACCGCAGCCGCGTGATCGCGCTGTTCCCCAGCGAAGCGGCTGCGACCGAAGCGCGTGACTTGCTGCAACCTCAGGAATTCTTTGAAGGCTGCAAGATTCTGGCCGTCAAACCCGTGCCCGAGCAGGACTGGGTGCGCCTGACGCAGTCGCAGTTCGAGCCTGTGGACATCACCCCCGAATTCTGGATTGTGCCTACCTGGCATGAACTGCCCGAGCAGGCCAAGGTCAGCATCCGCCTGGACCCGGGTCTGGCCTTTGGCACCGGCACCCACCCCACAACCCGCATGTGCCTGCGCTGGATTGCACGCCAGTCCAAGGGTGCACTGGGCCGCACGCTGGACTACGGTTGCGGCTCGGGCATTCTGGCCATCGGTGCCGCCAAGTTCGGCGCGCCCCAGATTGATGCCGTGGATATTGACCCGGCAGCGGTGGAGTCCACCAACTACAACACCAGCGCCAACCATGTGGAAGTCAACGCGGGCCTGCCCGAAGCGGCTACTGGCGCATATCAGACCGTGCTGGCCAACATCCTGGCCACGCCTTTGAAGGTACTGGCCCCGCTGCTGTGCGGCCATGTGCAGGCGGGCGGCAATCTGGTGCTGGCCGGTATTCTGGAGCGTCAGGCCGATGAGCTGAAAGAGGCTTATGCGCCCTACGTGAAGCTGGAAGTGGCCGATAGCGAAGACGGCTGGATTCTGATGACTGCCCAGCGCGCAGCCTGA
- the accC gene encoding acetyl-CoA carboxylase biotin carboxylase subunit, with product MFKKILVANRGEIALRIQRACRELGIKAVMVYSEADRDAKYVKLADEAVCIGPAPSPLSYLNMPAIISAAEVTDAEAIHPGYGFLSENADFAERVEKSGFTFIGPTPENIRTMGDKVSAKQAMIKAGVPCVPGSDGELPDDPALIKRIAKTIGYPVIIKASGGGGGRGMRVVHTEAALVNAVQMTKAEAAAAFGNPAVYMEKYLQNPRHVEIQILADTHKNAVYLGERDCSMQRRHQKVIEEAPAPGIPRRLIEKIGDRCAAACKKIGYRGAGTFEFLYENGEFYFIEMNTRVQVEHPITELITGIDIVRTQIMIASGEKLPFTQRQIEFKGHAIECRVNAEDPYKFIPSPGRISMWHAPGGPGVRVDTHVYNNYFVPPNYDSMIGKIITYGDTREQAMARMRTALLETVVEGINTNIPLHQDLMVDSKFMEGGTNIHYLEEWLTHRNTNKR from the coding sequence ATGTTTAAGAAAATTTTGGTTGCCAATCGGGGCGAAATCGCCCTGCGCATCCAGCGCGCTTGCCGTGAGCTGGGTATCAAGGCGGTGATGGTGTATTCCGAAGCCGACCGTGATGCCAAGTACGTCAAGCTGGCCGACGAGGCCGTGTGTATTGGCCCGGCTCCTTCTCCTCTGTCCTACCTCAATATGCCAGCCATCATCTCGGCTGCAGAAGTGACGGACGCAGAGGCGATTCACCCCGGTTACGGCTTTCTGTCTGAGAACGCCGACTTCGCCGAGCGCGTGGAAAAGAGCGGTTTCACCTTCATCGGCCCGACTCCCGAGAACATCCGCACCATGGGTGACAAGGTTTCGGCCAAGCAAGCCATGATCAAGGCGGGCGTGCCTTGCGTGCCTGGCTCGGACGGCGAGTTGCCTGACGATCCCGCACTCATCAAGCGCATTGCCAAGACGATTGGCTACCCGGTGATCATCAAGGCATCGGGCGGCGGCGGTGGTCGTGGCATGCGTGTGGTGCACACCGAGGCTGCACTGGTCAATGCGGTGCAGATGACCAAGGCCGAAGCGGCAGCTGCCTTTGGCAATCCTGCTGTGTACATGGAAAAGTATCTGCAAAACCCACGTCACGTGGAAATTCAGATCCTGGCCGATACGCACAAGAACGCCGTGTATCTGGGTGAGCGTGACTGCTCCATGCAGCGCCGCCACCAGAAGGTGATCGAGGAAGCTCCGGCTCCTGGCATTCCACGCCGCCTGATCGAGAAGATCGGCGATCGCTGCGCTGCTGCCTGCAAGAAGATCGGTTATCGCGGTGCGGGTACTTTCGAGTTTCTGTACGAAAACGGCGAGTTCTATTTCATTGAAATGAACACCCGCGTGCAGGTGGAGCACCCCATCACCGAGCTGATCACGGGCATCGACATCGTGCGCACCCAGATCATGATCGCCTCTGGCGAAAAGCTGCCGTTCACGCAGCGCCAGATTGAGTTCAAGGGTCACGCCATCGAGTGCCGTGTGAACGCGGAAGATCCGTACAAGTTCATCCCCTCGCCAGGCCGCATCTCCATGTGGCATGCGCCAGGTGGTCCAGGCGTGCGCGTGGATACCCATGTGTACAACAACTACTTTGTGCCCCCCAACTACGACTCCATGATCGGCAAGATCATCACGTACGGCGACACCCGTGAGCAGGCCATGGCCCGCATGCGTACCGCCCTGCTGGAGACGGTGGTGGAAGGCATCAACACCAATATCCCTCTGCACCAGGATTTGATGGTCGATTCCAAGTTCATGGAAGGCGGCACCAACATCCACTATCTGGAAGAGTGGCTGACGCATCGCAACACCAACAAGCGATGA
- the accB gene encoding acetyl-CoA carboxylase biotin carboxyl carrier protein: MDLRKLKTLIDLVSESNVSELEITEAEGKVRIVKSEGVVQQYVAAPIQAAPVMAAPVAAAPAAAAVPAAAPAAAAIEGHVVKSPMVGTFYRASSPGAKAFVDVGSQVKEGDTICIVEAMKILNEIEADKSGTIVRVLGENGQAVEYGQPLFVIE; encoded by the coding sequence ATGGATTTGCGAAAACTCAAGACCCTTATTGATCTCGTGTCCGAATCGAATGTTTCGGAACTGGAGATCACCGAAGCAGAGGGCAAGGTCCGTATTGTCAAGAGCGAAGGTGTGGTGCAGCAGTACGTTGCAGCTCCCATTCAGGCTGCCCCTGTAATGGCTGCACCCGTGGCTGCCGCACCTGCGGCCGCCGCAGTGCCCGCCGCCGCACCTGCTGCTGCCGCGATCGAAGGCCATGTGGTCAAGTCGCCAATGGTTGGCACTTTCTACCGTGCTTCCAGCCCCGGCGCCAAGGCTTTCGTGGATGTGGGCAGCCAGGTCAAGGAAGGCGACACCATCTGCATCGTTGAAGCCATGAAGATCCTCAACGAGATCGAAGCCGACAAGAGCGGCACCATTGTTCGCGTTCTGGGCGAAAACGGCCAGGCTGTGGAATACGGCCAGCCTCTGTTCGTGATCGAGTAA
- a CDS encoding TlpA family protein disulfide reductase, with the protein MTEIPNSQAKRQGSSRRAWLTGGVAVAAVAAGAGVAWWRSQPKAMGPDTETQLWSQVFETPDGKSFAMADLKGRPLLVNFWATWCPPCIKELPMLSEFAARQGAQGIQVVGLAVDKTEAVQRFLQRQPVQFPVALVNQGGLVLSRTLGNLQGGLPFTVLFDAKGQVRQRKIGELSSEDLASWSK; encoded by the coding sequence ATGACTGAAATTCCAAACTCGCAAGCAAAACGTCAGGGTAGCTCTCGCCGCGCCTGGCTTACGGGCGGGGTGGCTGTTGCGGCAGTTGCTGCTGGCGCAGGTGTGGCCTGGTGGCGCAGCCAGCCCAAGGCGATGGGGCCGGACACAGAGACACAGTTGTGGTCACAAGTCTTTGAAACGCCAGATGGCAAATCCTTCGCAATGGCGGACTTAAAGGGTAGGCCATTGCTGGTGAATTTCTGGGCAACCTGGTGCCCGCCCTGTATCAAGGAATTGCCCATGCTCAGTGAATTTGCAGCGCGGCAAGGGGCTCAGGGTATACAGGTGGTTGGTCTGGCGGTGGACAAGACGGAAGCGGTTCAGCGGTTTCTGCAGCGTCAGCCTGTGCAGTTCCCCGTTGCCCTTGTAAATCAAGGGGGATTGGTGCTATCACGCACCCTGGGTAATCTGCAAGGGGGGCTGCCATTCACCGTTCTCTTCGATGCCAAGGGTCAAGTGCGACAACGTAAAATAGGTGAGCTTTCCAGTGAAGATCTGGCAAGTTGGAGCAAATAG
- the mpl gene encoding UDP-N-acetylmuramate:L-alanyl-gamma-D-glutamyl-meso-diaminopimelate ligase → MHIHILGICGTFMGGLAALAREAGHKVTGCDAGVYPPMSDQLRQLGIELIEGYGADQIALQPDMYVIGNVVSRKRLPDGTPKFPLMEAILDTGAAYTSGPQWLAEHVLRGRHVLAVAGTHGKTTTTSMLTWVLECAGLQPGFLVGGVPLDFGVSARLGAAKRPTRGPGPVGDEPVFVIEADEYDTAFFDKRSKFVHYRPRTAVLNNLEFDHADIFDDLAAIERQFHHLIRTVPSTGRVVSNGLEESLTRVLGQGCWSEVRNFGSAVSDFSAEGDPSDFAVLHYGKKVGQLTWSLTGVHNQLNALAAIAAADHLGVSAEVACEALSRFQNVKRRMELRGTVNGIDVYDDFAHHPTAIRTTLDGLRRKIGPEARILAVFEPRSNTMKLGTMKSQLPWSLESADLAFCHTAGLDWDAAEALQPMAEHAKVADNIDTLIQQVTAAARPGDTIVCMSNGGFGGIHAKLLEALK, encoded by the coding sequence ATGCACATACATATCCTGGGCATTTGCGGCACCTTCATGGGAGGTCTGGCCGCCTTGGCACGTGAAGCGGGGCACAAAGTCACCGGCTGCGACGCAGGCGTCTATCCGCCAATGAGCGATCAGCTGCGCCAGCTCGGCATCGAGCTGATTGAGGGCTACGGCGCCGACCAGATCGCGCTGCAGCCTGATATGTATGTGATCGGCAATGTGGTCAGCCGCAAGCGCCTGCCCGATGGAACGCCCAAGTTCCCGCTGATGGAAGCCATTCTGGACACCGGCGCGGCTTACACCAGCGGCCCACAGTGGCTGGCCGAGCATGTTTTACGCGGCCGCCATGTACTGGCCGTAGCGGGTACCCACGGCAAGACCACCACCACATCCATGCTGACCTGGGTGCTGGAATGCGCCGGCCTGCAGCCGGGTTTCCTGGTGGGCGGCGTGCCGCTGGACTTTGGCGTCTCTGCCCGCCTGGGCGCTGCCAAGCGCCCCACCCGTGGCCCCGGCCCCGTGGGCGATGAGCCTGTGTTTGTGATCGAAGCCGATGAATACGACACGGCTTTCTTCGACAAGCGCAGCAAATTCGTGCACTACCGCCCCCGTACGGCCGTGCTCAACAACCTCGAATTCGATCACGCCGATATCTTTGATGATCTGGCCGCTATCGAGCGCCAATTCCATCACCTGATTCGCACCGTGCCATCCACCGGCCGCGTGGTCAGCAATGGCCTGGAAGAAAGTCTGACCCGCGTGCTGGGCCAGGGCTGCTGGAGCGAAGTGCGCAATTTCGGCTCTGCAGTCAGTGATTTCAGCGCAGAAGGTGACCCCAGCGACTTTGCCGTGCTGCACTATGGCAAAAAAGTGGGCCAGCTCACATGGTCGCTGACGGGCGTGCACAACCAGCTCAACGCCCTGGCGGCCATTGCCGCCGCCGACCACCTGGGCGTCAGCGCCGAAGTGGCCTGCGAAGCCCTGTCGCGCTTTCAGAACGTGAAGCGCCGCATGGAACTGCGCGGCACCGTGAACGGCATCGATGTCTATGACGACTTTGCCCACCACCCCACAGCCATCCGCACCACGCTGGACGGCCTGCGCCGCAAAATCGGCCCCGAAGCCCGCATCCTGGCGGTCTTCGAGCCGCGCAGCAACACCATGAAGCTTGGCACCATGAAAAGCCAGCTGCCCTGGTCGCTGGAAAGCGCCGACCTCGCCTTCTGCCACACCGCAGGCCTGGACTGGGACGCCGCAGAAGCCCTGCAGCCCATGGCCGAGCATGCCAAAGTGGCTGACAACATCGACACCCTGATCCAGCAAGTCACCGCCGCCGCCCGCCCCGGCGACACCATCGTCTGCATGAGCAACGGCGGCTTTGGCGGCATACACGCCAAGCTGCTCGAAGCGCTGAAATAA
- a CDS encoding YqcC family protein, with protein MTANPIHLELRDHLQQLEAELQVQKLWSATAPDPKALESTIPFMFDTLKIHEWLQWVYIPRLHAVIDANGVLPHQSHVFPLAEHEWEKRTDFDKRHLLRLINRIDATLNGCAMTPDTPPEEKH; from the coding sequence ATGACCGCCAACCCCATTCACCTAGAACTGCGTGACCATCTGCAGCAACTGGAGGCTGAACTACAAGTGCAAAAACTGTGGTCTGCCACTGCCCCGGACCCCAAGGCGCTGGAATCCACCATCCCATTCATGTTTGACACGCTCAAGATCCATGAATGGCTGCAGTGGGTTTACATCCCGCGCCTGCACGCGGTGATTGATGCCAATGGAGTGCTGCCTCACCAAAGCCACGTCTTCCCATTGGCCGAGCATGAATGGGAAAAGCGCACCGACTTTGACAAGCGCCATCTGCTGCGCCTTATCAACCGTATTGACGCCACGCTCAACGGCTGCGCAATGACGCCCGATACGCCGCCAGAAGAAAAGCACTGA
- a CDS encoding 3-deoxy-7-phosphoheptulonate synthase, whose protein sequence is MTALNTSSTDSWYRPGSPKTGQTDDARIKEITVLPPPEHLIRFFPIRGTAVETLISDTRRSIHNIMRAQDDRLLVIVGPCSIHDPAAALDYARRLAAVREQYKDTLEVVMRVYFEKPRTTVGWKGLINDPYLDQSYRIDEGLRIARQLLIDINRMGVPAASEFLDVISPQYIGDLISWGAIGARTTESQVHRELASGISAPIGFKNGTDGNIRIATDAIQSASRGHHFLSVHKNGQVAIVHTGGNQDCHVILRGGKTPNYDADHVAAACKDLEAAGLTPTLMVDCSHANSSKQHERQKDVARDIAGQIAGGSNSVFGVMIEGHLVGGAQKFTPGKDEVCNLTYGQSITDACLGWDDSLTTLEELSQAVLKRREAAAATKKEAEVTA, encoded by the coding sequence ATGACTGCTCTGAACACTTCCTCCACCGATTCCTGGTATCGCCCCGGTTCTCCCAAGACAGGCCAGACCGACGACGCACGTATCAAGGAAATCACAGTGTTACCCCCTCCAGAGCATCTCATTCGCTTCTTCCCCATCCGCGGCACCGCTGTGGAGACCTTGATCAGCGATACCCGCCGCAGCATTCACAACATCATGCGTGCGCAGGATGATCGTCTGCTGGTTATCGTCGGCCCTTGCTCGATTCACGATCCTGCAGCAGCGCTGGACTACGCCCGCCGCCTGGCCGCAGTGCGTGAGCAGTACAAGGACACGCTGGAAGTGGTGATGCGCGTGTACTTCGAAAAGCCTCGCACCACGGTGGGCTGGAAGGGGCTGATCAACGACCCCTACCTGGACCAGAGCTACCGCATTGACGAAGGCCTGCGCATTGCACGCCAGTTGCTGATCGACATCAACCGCATGGGCGTGCCTGCTGCCAGCGAGTTCCTGGACGTTATCTCGCCCCAGTACATCGGCGACCTGATCAGCTGGGGCGCGATTGGCGCCCGCACGACAGAGAGCCAGGTGCACCGCGAGCTGGCTTCGGGCATCTCGGCGCCCATCGGCTTCAAGAACGGTACAGACGGCAATATCCGCATTGCCACCGACGCGATCCAGTCGGCCAGCCGTGGTCACCACTTCCTGTCGGTGCACAAGAACGGCCAGGTCGCCATCGTGCACACCGGCGGTAACCAGGACTGCCACGTGATTCTGCGCGGCGGCAAGACCCCTAACTATGATGCCGACCATGTGGCTGCCGCCTGCAAGGACCTGGAAGCCGCAGGCCTGACGCCGACCCTGATGGTGGACTGCAGCCACGCCAACAGCAGCAAGCAGCATGAGCGCCAGAAGGATGTGGCACGCGACATCGCAGGCCAGATCGCCGGTGGCTCCAACAGCGTGTTCGGCGTGATGATCGAAGGCCACCTGGTCGGCGGTGCCCAGAAGTTCACCCCCGGCAAGGACGAAGTCTGCAACCTGACCTATGGCCAGAGCATTACCGATGCCTGCCTGGGCTGGGATGATTCCCTGACCACGCTGGAAGAGCTGTCGCAGGCTGTTCTCAAGCGCCGTGAAGCAGCAGCTGCTACTAAAAAAGAAGCAGAAGTCACTGCCTGA
- the tldD gene encoding metalloprotease TldD, with translation MISREPTIERLATARQLLLEPFGLDESHLTRALAEIRSHQVDDADLYFQYTRAEGWSLEEGIVKTGSFSIDQGVGVRAVSGEKTAFAYSDDISEASLLDAARTVRSISAASQTRKVKAGAPKIAASRSLYPGLDPISTLDSTAKVELLGKVEKLARAKDPRVVQVMAGLASEYDVVLVARADGTLAADVRPLVRLSVTVIAEQKGRREVGSSGGGGRFGLAYFSDEQITQYVDEAVHAALVNLESRPAPAGVMTVVLGSGWPGVLFHEAVGHGLEGDFNRKGSSAFSGRIGQRVAAKGVTVLDDGTIADRRGSLNVDDEGHASQSNVLIEDGILKGYIQDSMNARLMGVKPTGNGRRESYAHIPMPRMTNTYMLGGDKDPQEIIGSIKKGLYATNFGGGQVDITSGKFVFSASEAYWVENGKIQYPVKGATIIGSGPESLKHISMIGNDMRLDSGVGTCGKEGQSVPVGVGQPTLRIDGLTVGGTA, from the coding sequence ATGATCTCCCGCGAACCCACCATCGAACGTCTGGCCACGGCCCGTCAATTGCTGCTTGAGCCTTTTGGCCTGGACGAGTCCCATCTGACCCGTGCACTGGCGGAAATTCGCTCGCACCAGGTGGATGACGCCGATCTCTACTTCCAGTACACCCGCGCCGAAGGCTGGAGCCTGGAAGAGGGCATTGTCAAAACCGGCTCCTTTTCCATCGACCAGGGCGTCGGCGTGCGCGCCGTCAGCGGCGAGAAAACGGCTTTTGCCTATTCCGACGATATTTCCGAAGCGTCACTGCTGGATGCCGCTCGCACTGTGCGCTCCATCTCGGCCGCATCGCAGACACGCAAAGTCAAGGCTGGTGCGCCCAAGATTGCCGCCAGCCGCTCTCTGTACCCCGGTCTGGACCCCATCAGCACATTGGACAGCACCGCCAAGGTTGAGCTGCTGGGCAAGGTTGAAAAGCTGGCCCGCGCCAAGGACCCGCGCGTGGTGCAGGTCATGGCAGGCCTTGCCAGCGAATACGACGTGGTGCTGGTCGCCCGTGCCGACGGCACGCTGGCCGCCGACGTGCGCCCGCTGGTGCGCCTGTCGGTGACGGTGATTGCCGAGCAAAAGGGCCGCCGCGAAGTGGGCTCCTCTGGTGGTGGTGGCCGTTTCGGACTGGCTTATTTCAGTGACGAGCAGATCACTCAGTATGTGGACGAAGCTGTGCACGCCGCCCTGGTCAACCTCGAATCGCGTCCTGCACCTGCTGGCGTGATGACCGTGGTGCTGGGTTCGGGCTGGCCCGGCGTGCTGTTCCACGAAGCCGTGGGCCACGGTCTGGAAGGTGACTTCAATCGCAAGGGCTCCAGCGCCTTCAGCGGCCGCATCGGCCAGCGCGTGGCTGCCAAGGGCGTCACCGTGCTGGATGACGGCACGATTGCCGACCGCCGTGGTTCCTTGAACGTGGACGACGAAGGCCATGCCAGCCAGAGCAATGTGCTGATTGAGGACGGTATTCTCAAGGGCTACATCCAGGATTCGATGAATGCCCGCCTCATGGGCGTCAAGCCCACGGGCAATGGTCGCCGCGAAAGCTATGCGCACATCCCCATGCCGCGCATGACTAACACCTACATGCTGGGTGGCGACAAGGACCCGCAGGAAATCATCGGCTCCATCAAGAAGGGCCTGTATGCCACCAACTTCGGTGGTGGTCAGGTGGATATCACCAGCGGCAAGTTTGTGTTCTCTGCCAGCGAAGCCTACTGGGTGGAAAACGGCAAGATTCAGTACCCCGTCAAGGGCGCGACTATCATTGGCAGCGGCCCGGAATCGCTCAAGCACATCAGCATGATCGGCAACGACATGCGTCTGGACTCGGGCGTAGGCACCTGCGGCAAGGAAGGCCAGAGCGTGCCGGTCGGCGTGGGTCAGCCCACATTGCGTATCGACGGCCTGACCGTGGGCGGTACTGCCTGA